A region of Rhodamnia argentea isolate NSW1041297 chromosome 9, ASM2092103v1, whole genome shotgun sequence DNA encodes the following proteins:
- the LOC115732493 gene encoding kiwellin-1-like codes for MLLLQNCGVVVASVGSVAGLWVRGTRGQCHTDDSAACCKKGEFTAYKCSPTVRRRTKWRYRLAWFNNEKRCGKEITIHGNGRSLKVKVADECSSTMGCDTAHDFRPPCPNYIVDASRAVWNALGIPEGDWGWMEIFWSED; via the exons ATGTTACTGCTTCAGAACTGCGGCGTGGTGGTCGCTTCTGTTGGGTCAGTTGCTGGCCTGTGGGTCCGTGGGACTCGGGGCCAATGCCACACCGATGACAGTGCCGCATGCTGCAAGAAAGGCGAATTTACGGCTTACAAATGCTCGCCCACCGTGAGGAGACGCACCAAG TGGCGTTATCGACTGGCGTGGTTCAACAATGAGAAGAGATGCGGCAAGGAGATAACTATCCATGGCAATGGGAGGAGCTTGAAGGTAAAGGTGGCCGATGAGTGCAGCTCGACGATGGGGTGCGACACGGCTCATGATTTCCGGCCACCATGCCCAAACTATATTGTTGACGCATCGAGAGCAGTGTGGAATGCTTTAGGCATTCCCGAGGGCGATTGGGGTTGGATGGAGATCTTCTGGTCTGAGGACTGA
- the LOC115732494 gene encoding probable glutathione peroxidase 8 — protein MTSQLMQDPRPIYELTVKDEKGNDVSLGDYRGKVLLIVNVASKCGLTNSNYTELNQLYERYKDKGLEILAFPCNQFGDEEPGTNDQIKEFVCTRFKSEFPIFDKIEVNGEKAAPLYEFLKSGKWGMFKDDIQWNFAKFLVDQNGVIINRYYPTTSPLTIEGDIKKLLGIS, from the exons ATGACGAGTCAACTGATGCAGGACCCGCGACCAATTTACGAGCTCACTGTCAAG GATGAGAAGGGAAATGATGTAAGTCTGGGTGACTATAGAGGGAAGGTGTTGCTCATTGTGAATGTGGCCTCGAAATG TGGATTGACTAACTCGAACTATACCGAGCTCAACCAGTTGTATGAGAGGTACAAAGATAAAG GTTTGGAGATACTGGCCTTTCCATGCAATCAGTTTGGTGATGAGGAACCAGGAACAAACGATCAGATCAAGGAATTTGTTTGCACCCGCTTTAAGTCAGAATTTCCCATTTTCGATAAG atTGAAGTGAATGGGGAAAAGGCAGCACCACTATATGAGTTCCTGAAATCAGGGAAATGGGGAATGTTCAAGGATGACATTCAGTGGAACTTTGCCAAGTTCCTGGTAGATCAGAATGGGGTGATTATAAATCGTTATTACCCAACGACATCTCCTCTTACCATCGAG GGAGACATAAAGAAGCTGTTGGGAATTTCATGA
- the LOC115756095 gene encoding probable phospholipid hydroperoxide glutathione peroxidase, with translation MTSQPQKASVHDFTVKDARGNDVDLSQYKGKVLLIVNVASQCGLTNSNYTELSKLYEKYRNQGLEILAFPCNQFGSQEPGTNEQIQEFACTRFKAEYPVFSKVDVNGANADPLYKFLKSSKGGFFGDSIKWNFSKFLVDKEGNVVNRYAPTTSPLSFEKDVKKLLGVE, from the exons ATGACGAGCCAACCGCAGAAAGCCTCAGTTCACGACTTCACTGTCAAG GATGCTAGGGGGAATGATGTCGATCTCAGCCAGTACAAGGGGAAGGTCCTGCTGATCGTCAACGTTGCGTCACAATG TGGCTTGACAAACTCAAACTACACAGAGCTGAGTAAGCTTTATGAGAAGTACAGAAATCAAG GTCTGGAGATTCTGGCTTTTCCATGCAACCAATTCGGATCTCAGGAACCAGGGACCAACGAGCAGATCCAAGAATTTGCCTGTACTCGATTCAAGGCCGAATACCCTGTCTTTTCtaag GTTGACGTGAATGGTGCGAATGCTGATCCATTGTACAAATTCCTGAAATCCAGCAAAGGCGGTTTCTTTGGCGACAGCATCAAATGGAACTTCTCCAAGTTCCTGGTCGACAAAGAGGGGAATGTGGTCAACCGTTACGCTCCAACAACTTCGCCCCTGAGTTTCGAG AAGGATGTGAAGAAACTGCTGGGGGTCGAGTGA
- the LOC115756093 gene encoding probable xyloglucan galactosyltransferase GT20, giving the protein MAISVSKKKTRAIKKAEERPDSCCCFFNALLCRVIFRVPAVILLFILICLWSSSTTIISGNMVHVCVSSRKLNKLYCLSAGAQPNLRISPPRIRNSSASSKAMPSTGNGDTKGIVEPVSVIKNAFDDVRDDEVANAMKSVEEQLEMQRSWISHSNNQNCKDRGIFVYDLPPKFNKDLVSQCKDMTPWTDFCRYFTNDAMGEPIPKLGRKWYQTHQYSLEPIFHSRVLKHPCRVYNENEAKLFYVPFYGGLDILRWHFKNVTNDVKDTLALELMKWLQQQRSWLQNSGKDHVFVLGKISWDFRRNRGSKWGNQFLEHDQMQNPIKILIERQPWHANDIGVPHPTSFHPHSDDDIITWQQRIIGSRRKNLVSFAGATRPELPDNIRTLLIDQCNSADEGKCHFLDCRSGQCAGPETIIELFTESEFCLQPPGDSPTRKSLFDSLVAGCIPVLFDPFTAYYQYAWHLPEDRSKFSVFVGQEELRQRKVNVVERLMKVPVQEREDMRSYIVYELVPGLVYGDSDSRFGKFQDAFTITMNNLLERMRRL; this is encoded by the coding sequence ATGGCAATCTCAGTGTCCAAGAAGAAAACCAGAGCAATCAAGAAGGCGGAAGAGAGACCAGATTCTTGCTGTTGCTTCTTCAACGCCCTCTTGTGCAGAGTCATTTTCAGAGTCCCTGCTGTGATTCTCCTCTTCATCCTCATCTGTCTGTGGTCCTCCTCGACCACCATCATATCGGGAAACATGGTCCACGTCTGCGTTTCGTCGCGCAAGCTCAACAAGCTCTACTGCCTCTCGGCAGGTGCGCAGCCCAATCTCAGAATTTCCCCTCCCAGGATCAGGAATTCCTCTGCTTCCAGCAAGGCTATGCCTAGCACCGGCAATGGAGATACGAAAGGAATCGTGGAGCCTGTTTCGGTCATCAAGAACGCCTTTGATGATGTTCGAGATGATGAGGTTGCAAATGCCATGAAGTCGGTTGAGGAGCAGCTAGAAATGCAACGGTCCTGGATCTCGCACTCGAACAATCAGAACTGCAAGGATAGGGGGATATTCGTGTACGACTTGCCTCCAAAGTTCAACAAGGACCTTGTATCTCAGTGCAAGGACATGACTCCTTGGACTGATTTCTGCAGATACTTCACGAACGACGCGATGGGCGAGCCGATACCGAAGCTCGGCAGGAAGTGGTACCAGACCCATCAGTACTCTCTGGAGCCAATTTTTCACTCCAGAGTTCTGAAACACCCTTGCAGGGTCTACAATGAGAATGAGGCAAAGCTGTTTTATGTGCCATTCTATGGTGGCTTGGACATACTGAGATGGCACTTCAAGAATGTGACAAATGACGTGAAGGACACATTGGCATTGGAGCTCATGAAGTGGCTTCAGCAACAGCGGTCATGGCTCCAAAACTCAGGCAAAGATCATGTTTTTGTGCTTGGCAAGATCTCATGGGACTTCAGGAGAAATAGAGGCTCCAAATGGGGGAATCAGTTCCTAGAGCATGATCAAATGCAGAACCCAATCAAGATCCTGATCGAACGGCAACCTTGGCACGCCAACGACATTGGCGTCCCCCACCCCACCAGCTTCCATCCGCACTCGGATGACGACATCATCACCTGGCAGCAGAGGATCATCGGTTCTCGCCGCAAGAACCTCGTGAGCTTCGCTGGGGCCACGAGGCCTGAATTGCCCGACAACATAAGGACGTTGCTGATCGACCAATGCAATTCAGCCGACGAAGGGAAGTGCCACTTCCTGGACTGCCGCTCTGGCCAGTGCGCCGGGCCCGAGACCATCATCGAGCTCTTCACGGAGTCCGAATTCTGCCTGCAGCCCCCTGGGGACAGCCCGACAAGGAAGTCACTGTTCGACTCCCTCGTGGCGGGCTGCATACCAGTGCTCTTCGACCCTTTCACAGCGTATTACCAGTACGCGTGGCATTTGCCAGAGGACCGCAGCAAGTTCTCGGTGTTCGTGGGTCAGGAGGAACTGAGGCAGAGGAAGGTGAATGTGGTGGAGAGGTTGATGAAGGTCCCGGTGCAGGAGAGGGAGGACATGAGGAGCTACATTGTGTACGAACTCGTGCCAGGTTTGGTATATGGTGATTCAGATTCAAGGTTTGGTAAGTTTCAGGATGCTTTTACCATAACAATGAACAATTTGCTTGAGAGGATGAGAAGACTATAG
- the LOC115756092 gene encoding FT-interacting protein 7 has protein sequence MGNLKLGVDVVGAHNLLPKDGQGSSNAFVELFFDGQKFRTTIKEKDLNPVWNESFYFNIADPSNLHYLTLDAYIYNTIKATNSRNFLGKVSLTGTSFVPYSDAVVLHYPLEKRGIFSRVRGELGLKVYITDNPNIKSSNPLLATDVPEVDPGANALNMVSNSHAEKGGVRHTFHHLPNTNHQQKQQVPEPEIPHREHVPQHDHGPKYGIDHMKAEPHPTKLVRMYSAASSQPVEYALKETSPFLGGGRVVAGRVIRGDKTASTYDLVEQMHFLYVRVVKARELPAMDVSGSLDPYVEVKVGNYKGITKHFEKKQNPEWNQVFAFSRERMQASVLDVVVKDKDLVKDDFVGIVRFDVNEVPLRVPPDSPLAPEWYRLENKKGEKIKGELMLAVWIGTQADEAFPDAWHSDAAMPVDATPMVSALIRSKVYHAPRLWYVRVNVVEAQDLVPTEKNRFPDVYVKVQIGNQIMKTKTVQARGFNSLWNEDLLFVAAEPFEDHLILSVEDRVAPGKDEILGRVIIPLGSVEKRADDRIIHSRWFNLEKPIAVDVDQIKKEKFSSKIHLRVCLDGGYHVLDESTHYSSDLRPTAKQLWKPSIGVLELGILNAVGLHPMKTRDGRGTSDTYCVAKYGHKWVRTRTIVDNLCPKYNEQYTWEVFDPATVLTIGVFDNSQLGEKGANGNKDLKIGKVRIRISTLETGRVYTHTYPLLVLHPTGVKKMGELHLAIRFSCTSLVNMLFTYSRPLLPKMHYVRPFNVMQLDMLRHQAVTIVAARLGRAEPPLRKEVVEYMSDVDSHLWSMRKSKANFFRLMSVFSGLFAVGKWFGDICMWRNPITTVLVHVLFAMLVCFPELILPTIFLYMFLIGVWNFRYRPRYPPHMNTKISQAEAVYPDELDEEFDTFPTTRSPDVIRMRYDRLRSVAGRIQTVVGDVATQGERFQALLSWRDPRATAIFVTFCLVAALVLYVIPFQVVAGLAGFYMMRHPRFRHRLPSAPLNFFRRLPARTDSML, from the coding sequence ATGGGCAACCTCAAACTAGGAGTAGATGTTGTCGGTGCTCACAATCTTTTGCCAAAAGATGGGCAAGGTTCGTCCAATGCATTTGTGGAGCTCTTTTTTGATGGGCAGAAGTTTCGGACCACCATCAAAGAAAAGGATCTCAACCCCGTTTGGAATGAGAGCTTCTACTTCAACATCGCCGATCCTTCCAATCTCCATTACCTCACTCTGGATGCTTACATCTATAACACCATCAAGGCCACCAACTCCAGAAACTTCCTCGGGAAGGTTTCCCTTACCGGCACTTCCTTCGTTCCCTACTCTGATGCTGTCGTGCTTCACTACCCACTGGAAAAGCGTGGCATTTTTTCACGTGTGAGGGGAGAGCTCGGCCTGAAAGTGTACATCACCGACAACCCAAACATAAAGTCTTCCAACCCACTGCTGGCGACCGATGTCCCTGAAGTGGATCCAGGTGCAAATGCCCTGAACATGGTTTCTAACAGCCATGCTGAGAAAGGTGGGGTGAGACACACATTTCACCACCTCCCGAACACGAATCATCAACAGAAACAGCAGGTTCCTGAGCCAGAAATTCCTCACAGGGAACATGTGCCTCAACATGATCACGGGCCAAAGTATGGCATCGACCATATGAAAGCAGAACCGCATCCTACGAAGCTGGTGCGGATGTACTCTGCAGCGTCATCCCAACCAGTTGAATATGCCTTGAAAGAGACGAGCCCATTCCTGGGAGGGGGAAGAGTTGTCGCGGGCCGTGTTATTCGCGGTGACAAGACAGCAAGTACTTATGATCTCGTTGAGCAAATGCATTTTCTCTACGTGAGAGTCGTTAAGGCTCGTGAGCTTCCGGCCATGGACGTTTCTGGTAGTCTCGATCCGTATGTCGAGGTGAAAGTGGGGAACTATAAGGGAATTACTAAGCACTTCGAGAAAAAGCAAAACCCGGAGTGGAACCAGGTGTTCGCCTTCTCGAGGGAGCGGATGCAAGCATCCGTGCTAGATGTTGTTGTCAAGGACAAGGATCTGGTCAAGGACGACTTTGTGGGCATTGTGCGGTTCGACGTGAATGAGGTCCCTCTTAGGGTCCCGCCGGATAGCCCCCTAGCACCGGAGTGGTACCGgcttgaaaataaaaagggagagaagaTAAAGGGGGAGCTAATGTTAGCAGTTTGGATCGGCACCCAGGCTGACGAGGCCTTTCCCGATGCTTGGCACTCCGATGCTGCGATGCCTGTCGATGCTACACCCATGGTCTCGGCCCTGATACGGTCGAAGGTCTATCATGCGCCGCGGTTGTGGTATGTGAGGGTTAATGTCGTGGAGGCTCAAGACTTAGTTCCGACCGAGAAAAATCGTTTCCCAGATGTTTATGTTAAGGTGCAGATAgggaaccagataatgaagacAAAGACAGTTCAGGCTCGAGGCTTCAATTCCTTGTGGAATGAGGATCTTTTGTTCGTTGCTGCCGAACCTTTCGAAGACCATCTGATCCTTTCAGTTGAGGACCGTGTAGCCCCTGGCAAAGATGAGATCCTAGGGAGGGTCATCATTCCTTTGGGGTCGGTGGAAAAGCGTGCGGATGATCGGATTATCCACTCCCGCTGGTTCAATCTAGAGAAGCCTATAGCCGTGGATGTGGAtcagataaagaaagagaaattttcaagcAAGATCCATCTCCGAGTTTGTCTCGATGGAGGATATCATGTTCTTGATGAGTCAACTCATTATAGCAGCGATCTACGGCCCACAGCTAAGCAGTTATGGAAGCCATCAATTGGTGTATTAGAACTAGGAATTCTGAATGCCGTGGGCCTCCACCCGATGAAAACACGAGATGGCAGGGGCACGTCTGATACATATTGTGTTGCCAAGTACGGTCACAAATGGGTCCGCACACGCACCATTGTCGACAATCTGTGTCCGAAATATAACGAGCAGTACACTTGGGAGGTTTTTGATCCGGCCACAGTTCTAACGATAGGTGTATTTGATAACAGCCAGCTCGGTGAAAAGGGTGCAAACGGCAACAAGGACCTGAAAATTGGTAAGGTGAGGATCCGAATTTCGACCTTGGAGACAGGACGTGTCTACACGCACACATATCCACTCCTAGTGCTCCATCCTACAGGAGTAAAGAAGATGGGAGAATTACATCTGGCAATACGGTTCTCGTGCACATCTTTAGTGAACATGCTTTTCACTTATTCGCGTCCGCTATTACCTAAGATGCATTATGTGAGGCCCTTCAATGTGATGCAGCTTGACATGCTCCGCCACCAAGCTGTCACAATAGTGGCAGCGAGACTTGGCCGGGCCGAGCCTCCGCTTCGGAAGGAGGTGGTGGAGTACATGTCCGATGTGGACTCGCACCTCTGGAGTATGCGCAAGAGCAAAGCGAACTTTTTCCGTCTGATGTCAGTTTTCTCCGGATTGTTTGCTGTCGGAAAATGGTTTGGGGATATCTGCATGTGGAGGAATCCCATTACGACCGTGCTGGTGCACGTGCTCTTCGCAATGCTCGTCTGCTTCCCAGAGCTGATTCTGCCCACTATATTTCTGTACATGTTTCTGATCGGAGTATGGAATTTCAGGTATCGCCCCAGGTACCCTCCCCACATGAACACCAAAATCTCGCAAGCTGAAGCGGTATATCCTGACGAGCTGGATGAAGAATTCGACACCTTCCCAACCACACGCAGCCCGGATGTGATCAGGATGAGGTATGATCGGCTTAGAAGTGTCGCTGGTAGGATTCAGACCGTGGTTGGCGATGTGGCGACCCAAGGAGAGCGGTTTCAGGCTTTGCTGAGCTGGCGGGATCCACGTGCTACGGCCATCTTTGTCACTTTCTGCCTCGTCGCCGCACTTGTATTGTATGTGATCCCCTTCCAGGTGGTGGCAGGATTGGCCGGATTTTACATGATGAGACATCCTAGGTTCCGCCACAGGCTACCTTCGGCACCGCTCAACTTCTTCAGACGCCTGCCAGCCAGAACTGATAGCATGCTGTAA